A window from Cryptomeria japonica chromosome 1, Sugi_1.0, whole genome shotgun sequence encodes these proteins:
- the LOC131063036 gene encoding probable aldo-keto reductase 4, whose protein sequence is MRLHTGSQPLTKAKAKAERVPVIMAVPRIKLGSEGFEVSAQGLGCMSMSALYGPPKPEDEMISLIHHAVSRGITFLDTADVYGPHTNELLIGKALKGIREKVQLATKFGITVAGEKIEARGDPAYVRACCEGSLKRLDVDCIDLYIQHRIDTKVPIEVTIGEMKKLVEEGKIKYIGLSEASASTIRRAHAVHPITAVQIEWSLWSRDIEEEIVPTCRELGIGIVSYSPLGRGFLSSGAKIAEGLANDDYRKSLPRFSGENLERNKIIFEKLCAIASSKGCTPGQLALAWLQHQGSDVVPIPGTTKVKNLEENIDALFVKLSPDDMKELEAIVSSGAVHGDRYSGSYLTWMTSETPPPSSWKGT, encoded by the exons ATGAGATTACACACAGGCTCTCAGCCCTTGACAAAAGCAAAGGCAAAGGCAGAGAGAGTACCAGTAATAATGGCAGTGCCAAGAATTAAGTTGGGTAGTGAGGGTTTTGAAGTATCAGCACAGGGTTTGGGCTGTATGAGCATGTCTGCCTTATATGGCCCTCCCAAGCCTGAAGATGAGATGATTTCCCTCATACACCATGCTGTTTCCAGAGGCATTACTTTCCTGGACACTGCTGATGTTTATGGTCCTCACACTAACGAACTTCTCATTGGAAAG GCACTGAAAGGAATAAGAGAGAAAGTGCAGTTGGCTACCAAATTTGGTATCACTGTAGCAGGGGAGAAGATAGAGGCTCGTGGAGATCCTGCGTATGTTCGTGCTTGCTGTGAAGGGAGTCTGAAGAGGCTTGATGTGGATTGCATTGATCTTTATATCCAACATCGAATTGATACCAAAGTTCCCATTGAAGTTACA ATTGGAGAAATGAAGAAACTGGTTGAAGAAGGGAAAATAAAGTACATTGGACTTTCTGAGGCTTCTGCATCAACAATTCGAAGAGCCCATGCTGTTCATCCCATTACAGCAGTTCAGATAGAGTGGTCCCTGTGGAGTAGGGATATTGAGGAAGAAATTGTTCCAACTTGCAG GGAGCTTGGCATTGGAATTGTGTCATATAGCCCTTTGGGTCGAGGTTTCCTCTCTTCTGGGGCAAAGATTGCTGAAGGCTTGGCAAATGATGATTATAGAAAG AGTTTGCCAAGGTTTTCAGGAGAGAATCTTGAAAGGAATAAGATCATATTTGAAAAGTTATGTGCTATTGCTTCAAGTAAGGGATGCACTCCAGGACAACTTGCACTTGCTTGGCTTCAGCATCAAGGAAGTGATGTTGTTCCAATTCCAGGAACAACCAAAGTTAAGAATTTAGAAGAGAATATTGATGCTCTTTTTGTGAAGCTTTCTCCAGATGATATGAAAGAACTAGAAGCTATAGTTTCTTCTGGTGCTGTTCATGGAGATCGATATAGTGGAAGTTATCTTACATGGATGACATCAGAAACACCTCCTCCATCTTCATGGAAAGGGACATAA